The proteins below are encoded in one region of Thioalkalivibrio sp. K90mix:
- the wecB gene encoding non-hydrolyzing UDP-N-acetylglucosamine 2-epimerase — MSTDSQCDILCVVGARPNFMKIGPVMRALQQARIPAQLVHTGQHYDPAMNERFFADLQIPRPDINLEVGSSSHAVQTAEVMMRFEGVLDRVQPRAILVVGDVNSTIACALVAAKKGVGVIHVEAGLRSFDRSMPEEVNRVLTDQISDLLFITERHARDNLVREGIAPDRVHFVGNVMIDTQLYNLERAVPWQETLRSAEVDTDAFSDNRDYGVLTLHRPSNVDHAPVMKRLVDSLVAIARELPLVFPLHPRTRARLQGFGLESALREAPIAVLPPAGYLEMLGLMKDARVVLTDSGGMQEETTALGVPCITLRENTERPITIDEGTNILVGNDPQRLMESFREVMDHGGKQGRIPEYWDGNAAERIVAVVADWLNHARKS; from the coding sequence ATGTCTACAGATTCGCAGTGCGACATCCTGTGCGTCGTCGGCGCGCGCCCCAACTTCATGAAGATCGGCCCGGTGATGCGGGCCCTGCAGCAAGCCCGGATACCGGCGCAGCTTGTGCACACGGGGCAGCACTACGACCCGGCGATGAACGAGCGCTTCTTTGCCGATCTGCAGATCCCCCGACCGGATATCAATCTCGAGGTGGGCTCCAGCTCGCATGCCGTGCAAACGGCCGAAGTGATGATGCGTTTCGAGGGCGTGCTGGACCGCGTGCAGCCTCGAGCCATTCTCGTGGTGGGTGATGTGAACTCCACGATCGCCTGTGCCCTGGTGGCGGCCAAGAAGGGGGTCGGGGTGATCCATGTGGAAGCGGGGTTGCGCAGCTTCGATCGCAGCATGCCGGAGGAGGTGAACCGGGTGCTGACCGACCAGATCTCCGACCTGCTGTTCATCACCGAGCGCCATGCCCGCGACAACCTTGTGCGCGAGGGTATCGCCCCCGATCGGGTGCACTTTGTCGGCAACGTGATGATCGATACCCAGCTCTACAACCTGGAGCGTGCCGTGCCGTGGCAGGAGACGTTGCGGTCGGCCGAGGTGGATACCGATGCGTTCTCCGACAACCGGGACTATGGGGTGCTGACCTTGCATCGCCCCTCCAATGTCGACCATGCGCCGGTGATGAAGCGCCTGGTCGACAGCCTGGTGGCCATCGCCCGGGAACTTCCCCTGGTATTCCCGCTGCACCCCCGCACCCGGGCCCGTCTGCAGGGGTTCGGGCTGGAGTCTGCCCTGCGCGAGGCGCCGATCGCCGTGCTGCCACCGGCCGGCTACCTGGAGATGCTGGGACTGATGAAAGACGCCCGCGTCGTGCTGACCGACTCCGGCGGCATGCAGGAGGAAACCACGGCCCTCGGGGTGCCCTGCATCACCCTGCGCGAGAACACGGAACGCCCGATCACGATCGATGAAGGTACCAATATTTTAGTAGGCAATGACCCGCAACGACTGATGGAGTCTTTCCGCGAGGTCATGGACCATGGGGGCAAACAGGGGCGCATCCCGGAATACTGGGACGGCAATGCCGCAGAACGCATCGTGGCCGTCGTGGCTGACTGGCTGAATCACGCAAGAAAATCCTGA
- a CDS encoding VanZ family protein, with the protein MTRRREPLALWTCVIGAWLSLGFALYLTLLPFEFGEMGLEEAWSLYRDMSLQGPGTSGRAQFMANVMMFMPLGFFWMAWLTHGRDRLVWHLGALALVALLGLATTATVEFLQIWLPYRYPAGADIAGNFLGAVAGALMWWGLRRPLLHWRGQLAGPNRVIVPAVLIAYALLYVAIGLAPFDLVLSSAEWSQRLGPSAWGLWVATGACTSGLRCISELGLTLVASVPVGILLAYGGLRRRPPANGAVLVILAALLAILLEALNLATLSGIAEGRSAVLRGAGFVTGILLYAYLSPLQVMQALQRAAIPLLVVAAPLYGAALLVLNHDLGPYHWNPAAISAQWAQLNLWPFYYHYFVGETVALRSAALHVAMYLPLGALIWLAQIRRPLHPRQLQWLAALGGLLVALLMEGGKLLVVGLRPDPASLILATAAAWGMATALHFLTRLATEASTTSCTRTRPPGSAPVTAGRSTVINEPARREHERDELQF; encoded by the coding sequence ATGACACGCAGACGCGAACCACTGGCCCTGTGGACCTGTGTCATCGGGGCGTGGCTGTCCCTGGGGTTTGCCCTCTACCTGACGCTGCTGCCGTTCGAGTTCGGCGAGATGGGTCTGGAGGAGGCGTGGTCACTCTACCGCGACATGAGTCTGCAGGGACCCGGCACCAGCGGGCGCGCCCAGTTCATGGCCAATGTCATGATGTTCATGCCACTGGGCTTTTTCTGGATGGCCTGGCTCACCCATGGCCGCGATCGCCTTGTATGGCACCTGGGTGCCCTCGCCCTGGTCGCCCTTCTGGGGCTGGCGACCACGGCAACGGTGGAGTTCCTGCAGATCTGGCTGCCCTATCGCTATCCGGCCGGGGCGGACATCGCGGGCAATTTTCTCGGTGCGGTGGCCGGGGCCCTGATGTGGTGGGGACTGCGCCGACCGCTGCTGCACTGGCGAGGCCAGCTCGCAGGCCCAAACCGTGTCATCGTGCCTGCCGTCCTGATCGCCTATGCGCTCCTGTACGTCGCGATCGGTCTGGCGCCGTTCGACCTGGTCCTGTCCAGCGCCGAGTGGAGCCAGCGTCTCGGCCCCAGTGCCTGGGGCCTGTGGGTCGCCACCGGGGCCTGTACGTCCGGTCTTCGCTGTATCTCCGAGCTGGGACTGACGCTGGTGGCCAGCGTGCCCGTCGGGATCCTGCTCGCGTACGGAGGACTCCGGCGGCGCCCGCCCGCGAACGGGGCCGTGCTGGTGATCCTGGCCGCGCTCCTGGCCATCCTGCTGGAGGCGCTGAATCTTGCCACGCTCTCAGGGATCGCAGAGGGCCGTTCGGCCGTGCTGCGGGGCGCCGGGTTTGTCACAGGGATACTTCTGTACGCATACCTCTCGCCGCTGCAGGTGATGCAGGCCCTGCAGCGGGCCGCGATCCCGCTCCTGGTCGTTGCCGCGCCACTGTACGGGGCGGCACTGCTGGTCCTGAACCATGACCTGGGCCCCTACCACTGGAACCCGGCGGCCATCTCGGCGCAATGGGCCCAGCTCAATCTCTGGCCGTTCTATTACCACTACTTCGTCGGCGAAACCGTGGCCCTGCGCAGTGCGGCGCTGCATGTGGCCATGTATCTGCCGCTGGGCGCACTGATATGGCTGGCGCAGATCCGGCGCCCGCTGCATCCGCGCCAGTTGCAGTGGCTGGCCGCCCTCGGCGGGCTGCTCGTGGCGCTACTGATGGAAGGCGGCAAGCTGCTGGTCGTGGGGCTGCGGCCCGACCCGGCCAGCCTGATCCTGGCCACCGCGGCCGCCTGGGGCATGGCGACCGCGCTGCACTTCCTGACGCGCCTGGCCACCGAAGCCAGTACCACGAGCTGCACCCGGACCCGGCCGCCCGGTTCGGCGCCAGTCACGGCCGGGCGGTCTACAGTCATCAACGAGCCAGCCAGGCGGGAACACGAACGTGACGAACTCCAGTTTTGA
- the tviB gene encoding Vi polysaccharide biosynthesis UDP-N-acetylglucosamine C-6 dehydrogenase TviB, whose protein sequence is MHALPSLEEIRLGVIGLGYVGLPLAVEFGRVWPTLGFDIQPGRIQDLKNGIDRTREVEPEDLAAATHLDYTTELEALRPCNVFVVTVPTPIDAHRRPDLRPLLGATHTVGQVLKRGDVVIYESTVYPGATEEDCVPILERESGLIHNEDFFTGYSPERINPGDKAHRVTSIKKVTSGSLPEVADFVDALYARVITAGTHKAESIRVAEAAKVIENTQRDVNIALINELALLFERLGLDTEAVLQAAGTKWNFLPFRPGLVGGHCIGVDPYYLTHKAQAVGHHPEMILAGRRVNDAMGAHIADATIRALVRKGINPVGTRILLMGLTFKENCPDLRNTRVMDIYHTLRGYNTEVVVFDPWVDPEEAEHEYGITPITSAPEADSFDAIIVAVPHQAFLDMGVEAIRALAHPQAVLFDVKSVFPREASDLRL, encoded by the coding sequence ATGCATGCACTCCCCTCATTGGAAGAGATTCGCCTCGGGGTTATCGGACTGGGCTATGTCGGCCTGCCCCTGGCGGTCGAGTTCGGCCGGGTCTGGCCGACCCTGGGATTCGATATCCAGCCCGGACGCATCCAGGACCTGAAGAACGGGATTGATCGTACCCGCGAGGTCGAGCCGGAGGATCTCGCTGCGGCGACGCACCTGGACTACACCACGGAGCTCGAGGCACTCCGCCCGTGCAATGTGTTCGTGGTGACCGTGCCGACGCCGATCGATGCCCACCGCCGCCCGGACCTGCGCCCCCTGCTCGGGGCCACCCATACCGTGGGGCAGGTGCTCAAGCGCGGCGACGTGGTGATCTACGAGTCGACGGTCTATCCGGGGGCGACGGAGGAAGACTGCGTCCCGATCCTGGAACGGGAATCCGGGCTGATCCACAACGAGGACTTCTTCACCGGCTACAGTCCCGAGCGGATCAATCCCGGGGACAAGGCGCACCGAGTCACCTCCATCAAGAAGGTCACCTCGGGCTCGCTGCCGGAGGTGGCGGACTTCGTCGACGCCCTGTATGCGCGCGTCATCACCGCCGGCACGCACAAGGCCGAGAGTATCCGCGTGGCCGAGGCGGCCAAGGTGATCGAGAACACCCAGCGTGACGTCAACATCGCCCTGATCAACGAGCTGGCACTGCTGTTCGAGCGCCTGGGCCTCGATACCGAGGCGGTCCTGCAGGCCGCCGGGACCAAGTGGAATTTCCTGCCGTTCCGGCCCGGGCTGGTCGGCGGGCACTGCATCGGGGTGGACCCGTACTACCTGACGCACAAGGCCCAGGCCGTCGGACACCACCCGGAGATGATCCTGGCAGGGCGCCGCGTGAACGACGCGATGGGGGCCCACATCGCGGACGCGACCATCCGTGCGCTGGTGCGCAAGGGAATCAATCCGGTGGGGACACGCATCCTGCTGATGGGCCTGACCTTCAAGGAGAACTGCCCAGACCTGCGCAATACGCGCGTGATGGACATCTACCATACGCTGCGCGGATACAACACGGAGGTCGTGGTGTTCGACCCCTGGGTCGATCCGGAGGAGGCCGAACACGAATACGGCATCACCCCGATCACCTCGGCCCCCGAGGCGGATTCGTTCGACGCCATCATCGTGGCGGTGCCCCACCAGGCGTTCCTGGACATGGGAGTGGAAGCGATCCGTGCGCTCGCGCACCCGCAGGCGGTCCTGTTCGATGTGAAATCGGTCTTCCCGCGCGAGGCCAGCGACCTGCGCCTGTGA
- a CDS encoding class I SAM-dependent methyltransferase: MTNSSFEQRWRQRFTQRGSQCDDDAAIAGWTPTGLASRVRQFQSLWQQARPEGARWLDIGCGAGTYTRLLQAEGRSPIGLDYSAPSLHKARQRSPASIDWLAADVHRLPFADGEFDGVLCFGVMQALADSRPALAEMQRVLRPGGEIWVDALNARTWPTVLQERRRVRAGKAPHLRYEAPDSLQAAARAAGLRSLACYWLPLVPGRLHGLQGPAESRWARALWQASPWIAERLCHSFILRARKD; this comes from the coding sequence GTGACGAACTCCAGTTTTGAGCAGCGCTGGCGCCAGCGCTTTACCCAGCGCGGCAGCCAGTGCGACGACGACGCGGCCATCGCGGGCTGGACGCCCACCGGGTTGGCCAGCCGGGTACGCCAGTTCCAGTCACTCTGGCAACAAGCCCGTCCCGAAGGGGCGCGATGGCTCGATATCGGCTGCGGGGCCGGCACCTATACCCGTCTGCTTCAGGCCGAAGGGCGCAGCCCGATCGGGCTGGACTACTCCGCCCCGTCGCTGCACAAGGCGCGACAGCGCAGCCCCGCGTCGATCGACTGGCTGGCGGCGGATGTCCACCGCCTGCCGTTCGCCGATGGCGAGTTCGATGGCGTGCTCTGTTTCGGGGTGATGCAGGCGCTGGCCGACTCGCGCCCGGCCCTCGCGGAGATGCAGCGCGTGCTGCGCCCCGGCGGCGAGATCTGGGTGGATGCGCTGAACGCCAGGACCTGGCCCACCGTGTTGCAGGAACGCCGACGGGTCCGGGCCGGAAAGGCACCCCATCTGCGCTACGAGGCGCCCGACTCGCTGCAGGCGGCCGCGAGGGCGGCCGGCCTGCGGTCGCTGGCGTGTTACTGGCTGCCCCTGGTCCCGGGCCGACTGCACGGGCTCCAGGGCCCGGCCGAAAGCCGCTGGGCGAGGGCCCTTTGGCAGGCATCGCCGTGGATCGCGGAGCGGTTGTGTCACTCGTTCATCCTGCGTGCACGCAAAGACTGA
- a CDS encoding polysaccharide deacetylase family protein, with product MLRVPLSMLSPQGRRARLTILAYHRVLTDPDPLRPEDPVAETFRWQMRLLAREMNPLPLDEAIERLQEGRLPARAVAVTFDDGYADNAEVALPILREEGVPATFFVATGYLNGGCMFNDMLIETVRQIPSMAVDLTPEGLGTRSLDSVAQRRSTIHALIGALKYRPLTERSRRAEALGARFGVMPPGDLMMTDAQVRELADAGMGIGGHTVLHPILAETDAATAQQEIAEGKAELEALVGRPVRLFAYPNGRPGKDYAPEHVEMVRASGFEAAVSTMAGAAGRDTDPLQLPRFTPWDRTPLRFGLRLARNLASAH from the coding sequence ATGCTGCGAGTACCGTTGTCCATGCTGTCGCCGCAAGGCCGGCGCGCGCGCCTGACGATCCTCGCCTATCACCGCGTGCTGACGGACCCCGACCCGCTGCGACCGGAAGACCCGGTGGCCGAGACCTTTCGCTGGCAGATGCGCCTGCTGGCGCGGGAGATGAACCCGCTGCCGCTGGACGAGGCCATCGAGCGCCTGCAGGAAGGCCGGCTCCCCGCCCGGGCCGTTGCGGTCACCTTCGACGACGGTTATGCCGACAACGCGGAGGTCGCGTTGCCGATCCTGCGCGAGGAAGGGGTGCCGGCAACGTTCTTTGTCGCCACCGGCTATCTGAATGGCGGCTGCATGTTCAACGACATGCTGATCGAAACGGTTCGCCAGATTCCCTCCATGGCAGTGGACCTGACCCCGGAGGGACTGGGCACGCGTTCATTGGACTCCGTGGCGCAGCGCCGCTCCACGATCCACGCCCTGATCGGGGCCCTCAAGTATCGGCCGCTGACCGAACGCAGCCGTCGCGCCGAGGCGCTGGGTGCGCGTTTCGGCGTCATGCCCCCCGGCGATCTGATGATGACCGATGCCCAGGTTCGTGAGCTGGCCGATGCCGGCATGGGAATCGGCGGGCACACCGTCCTGCACCCGATCCTGGCCGAGACCGATGCCGCGACCGCACAGCAGGAGATCGCGGAGGGCAAGGCCGAACTCGAGGCCCTGGTGGGACGTCCCGTACGGCTGTTTGCCTACCCCAACGGGCGCCCCGGCAAGGACTATGCGCCGGAGCATGTCGAGATGGTGCGTGCCAGTGGGTTCGAGGCTGCGGTATCCACGATGGCGGGTGCCGCTGGCCGCGATACGGATCCGCTGCAGCTGCCGCGCTTTACCCCCTGGGACCGAACGCCTCTGCGCTTTGGCCTGCGGCTGGCGCGCAATCTGGCTTCAGCCCACTGA
- a CDS encoding HprK-related kinase A yields MRIADLGQARLQRSLTGRGLYLRTGPFTSRIQSPIASVARGIESLYRDFEVADDSSFYDFHCELRAPRSHRRFYRPQVLFLADRRSVFKPLAYDQAYPMLEWGLNWCIANQVPHRLVLHAAALERDGKALILPAPPGSGKSTLCAALAHHGWRLLTDESVLVDLASSEVSGPARPVSLKNDSIRVIRDTCPSAVLSTPIADTLKGAVAHMRPPTDAVRRSHETARPGWIVFPRYQPGAPTRLKPRTAGSGFMQLIANAFNYAALGARGFHSAGRLVEQSACFDFSYSRLDEAIEQFNGLADGR; encoded by the coding sequence ATGCGGATCGCGGATCTGGGACAGGCCCGGCTCCAGCGCAGCCTGACGGGCCGCGGCCTGTATCTGCGCACTGGCCCCTTCACCAGCCGCATCCAGAGCCCCATCGCCAGCGTGGCCCGGGGCATCGAGTCGCTGTACCGGGACTTCGAGGTGGCCGACGACTCGAGTTTCTACGACTTCCACTGCGAGCTGCGCGCACCGCGTTCCCACCGCCGCTTCTATCGGCCCCAGGTCCTGTTTCTCGCCGACCGTCGCAGCGTCTTCAAGCCCCTGGCCTACGACCAGGCCTATCCGATGCTCGAATGGGGACTGAACTGGTGCATCGCCAACCAGGTGCCGCATCGACTGGTACTGCACGCCGCCGCCCTGGAACGCGACGGGAAGGCCCTGATCCTGCCGGCCCCGCCAGGCTCCGGGAAAAGCACCCTTTGCGCAGCCCTGGCCCATCACGGATGGCGCCTGCTAACGGACGAGTCCGTACTGGTAGACCTGGCCTCCAGCGAGGTTTCCGGACCCGCGCGGCCGGTCAGCCTGAAAAACGACTCAATCCGCGTGATCCGCGACACCTGCCCGTCGGCAGTCCTCAGCACGCCCATCGCGGACACGCTGAAGGGCGCCGTAGCGCACATGCGCCCGCCGACGGATGCCGTGCGCCGCAGTCACGAGACCGCCCGGCCCGGGTGGATCGTGTTCCCGCGCTACCAGCCAGGAGCCCCCACCCGGCTGAAACCGCGCACGGCGGGTTCCGGGTTCATGCAGCTGATCGCCAATGCCTTCAATTACGCCGCCCTCGGTGCACGGGGTTTTCACAGCGCCGGACGACTGGTCGAACAGTCCGCATGCTTCGACTTTTCCTACAGCCGTCTGGACGAGGCCATAGAGCAGTTCAACGGGCTGGCCGATGGACGCTGA
- a CDS encoding HPr-rel-A system PqqD family peptide chaperone, whose amino-acid sequence MSRRRWQRTDGLQQRTLGQECVVFHPGAGTTHLLTPAAAALMDGLAKGVAMDEAALARHLGLSEKDAEAELGRWLSSLQTADLIREHP is encoded by the coding sequence ATGTCGCGCCGCAGGTGGCAACGGACTGACGGGCTGCAACAGCGCACCCTGGGTCAGGAGTGCGTGGTGTTTCACCCCGGGGCCGGCACCACCCATCTGCTGACACCCGCGGCCGCCGCGCTGATGGACGGCCTGGCCAAGGGCGTGGCAATGGACGAGGCCGCACTGGCCCGACACCTGGGCCTGTCGGAGAAGGACGCGGAGGCCGAACTGGGGCGCTGGCTGTCCAGCCTGCAAACGGCCGATCTGATCCGGGAACACCCCTGA
- a CDS encoding GNAT family N-acetyltransferase produces the protein MKADHPMAGHSVARYPVEQVRLALRIGEITLGDVSLRMSVDSRHFLQRPAAQAPYAGDALADGHLARSQPVEAPLPRLSWVEGYLRYVPSQYMRHYIDLDMGWEEYQAKFSSKSRQTMRRKVRKFAEASGGTIDWRTYRTPEELETFRSLAREVSRLTYQERLLNAGLPDDDAFAERSARLAATDQVRAYLLFLDGEPVAYLYCPARDSALIYAHLGYHPKVAALSPGTVLQWLVLESLFQEGRFRYFDFAPGDSPHKALFGSDHQLCADVYYLRRRPRPLALGLAHTATTLGSDAVSAALSRIGLKQSLKRFLRRGGASNPVGHDREVIKK, from the coding sequence ATGAAAGCCGACCACCCAATGGCCGGACATTCGGTGGCCCGCTATCCGGTCGAGCAGGTCCGTCTCGCCCTGCGCATCGGCGAGATCACGCTGGGCGACGTCTCGCTGCGAATGTCGGTCGACAGCCGCCATTTCCTGCAGCGCCCGGCGGCCCAGGCCCCGTACGCCGGGGATGCACTCGCCGATGGCCACCTGGCCCGCTCGCAGCCCGTCGAGGCGCCCTTGCCACGGCTGTCGTGGGTGGAGGGCTATCTGCGCTACGTCCCCAGCCAGTACATGCGCCACTACATCGATCTCGACATGGGCTGGGAGGAGTATCAGGCGAAGTTCTCCTCCAAGTCGCGCCAGACGATGCGGCGCAAGGTACGCAAGTTCGCCGAAGCCTCCGGGGGCACGATCGACTGGCGTACCTATCGTACGCCGGAGGAGCTCGAGACCTTTCGCAGCCTGGCGCGCGAGGTCTCGCGACTGACCTATCAGGAGCGCCTGCTGAACGCCGGCCTCCCGGATGATGACGCGTTCGCCGAGCGCAGCGCGCGGCTGGCCGCCACCGACCAGGTGCGGGCCTACCTCCTGTTCCTGGACGGCGAGCCGGTGGCCTATCTCTATTGCCCGGCCCGCGACTCGGCCCTGATCTACGCCCACCTGGGCTACCACCCGAAGGTGGCCGCCCTGTCGCCGGGCACGGTACTGCAATGGCTGGTGCTGGAATCCCTGTTCCAGGAGGGCCGGTTTCGCTATTTCGATTTTGCCCCGGGCGACAGCCCGCACAAGGCCCTTTTTGGTTCGGACCACCAGCTCTGTGCGGATGTCTATTACCTGCGGCGTCGCCCGCGCCCGCTCGCCCTGGGTCTTGCCCATACCGCTACCACGCTGGGTTCGGACGCCGTCTCCGCGGCCCTGTCCCGGATCGGTCTCAAGCAATCGCTGAAGCGTTTCCTGCGCCGCGGCGGGGCCAGCAACCCTGTCGGCCATGATCGGGAGGTGATCAAGAAATGA
- a CDS encoding polysaccharide deacetylase family protein, producing the protein MTTRVHLTVDTEFSIAGAFREPQTHQPVGPPSVYCHRNGRSEGLGYLLDTLDRNAIRSTFFVETLNTTYFGDEPMGEIAHEIAGRGHDIQLHLHPCWTYFGHPDWVQRLQSDPPNDNVTRRSVDELADLIEQGRATFRRWGLDAPSVLRTGGLKVDLKVYAAMRQAGLPRASNIGLAIYPPAEPELQLRGGCHVIDGVLEFPVTTYTDFRWGPRAHLKSLTITGTSWPEMRRLLFQARRQGLSDVVVLTHPFEFVRYRDDQPTPGINPLTRRRLERLCRFLRSEPGFSPACMADVLATPAPREATPMLTVPAAQAALRALENWTSQRVFWG; encoded by the coding sequence ATGACGACCCGCGTCCATTTGACCGTTGATACCGAGTTCAGCATCGCCGGGGCCTTTCGCGAGCCACAAACCCACCAACCGGTCGGGCCGCCGTCGGTCTACTGCCATCGCAACGGGCGTTCCGAAGGTCTTGGCTATCTGCTGGACACCCTCGACCGGAATGCGATTCGCTCCACCTTCTTTGTCGAGACGCTGAACACGACTTACTTCGGCGACGAGCCGATGGGCGAGATCGCCCACGAGATCGCCGGCCGCGGGCACGATATCCAGCTCCATCTGCACCCCTGCTGGACGTACTTCGGACACCCGGACTGGGTTCAGCGGCTGCAAAGCGACCCGCCGAACGACAATGTCACTCGGCGCAGCGTTGACGAACTGGCCGACCTGATCGAACAGGGAAGGGCGACGTTCCGCCGCTGGGGGCTGGATGCCCCCAGCGTGCTGCGTACCGGCGGGCTCAAGGTCGATCTGAAGGTCTACGCCGCCATGCGCCAGGCCGGGCTCCCCCGGGCCTCCAATATCGGGCTCGCGATCTATCCGCCGGCCGAGCCGGAGCTGCAGCTGCGGGGTGGCTGCCATGTGATCGACGGGGTACTCGAGTTCCCGGTGACCACCTACACCGATTTCCGGTGGGGGCCGCGGGCCCATCTGAAGTCGCTCACCATTACCGGCACCTCCTGGCCGGAGATGCGCAGGCTGCTGTTCCAGGCCCGGCGCCAGGGGCTTAGCGATGTGGTCGTGCTCACCCACCCGTTCGAGTTCGTGCGCTATCGGGACGATCAGCCGACACCCGGCATCAATCCGCTGACCCGCCGCCGCCTGGAGCGACTGTGCCGGTTCCTGCGGTCGGAACCAGGATTCAGCCCGGCCTGCATGGCCGACGTGCTGGCCACGCCCGCGCCTCGGGAGGCGACCCCCATGCTCACCGTCCCCGCGGCCCAGGCGGCACTGCGTGCCCTGGAGAACTGGACCAGTCAGCGGGTGTTCTGGGGATGA
- a CDS encoding nucleotidyltransferase family protein, which yields MDADTALRLALARPESMAERTAAEWAPLLAAARESALPGTLWHLADDAGLADGLPEPVASQLWGAALIAEHRSQALVWELHRLENGLLSRMSPGVALKGAAYLAAGLPNARGRLANDIDLLFPHNEVERAEKLLFFEGWSGTHHNIYDQRYYREWMHELPPLVHQNRGTTLDLHHNILPETFRGHLDAARLRQQSQALPEPFRFRILCPAHLVLHAIVHLFSETEWDRGLRDLYDIHVLLGHFGARDGDAFWEHFVVEAEALNIAWMAERALWTANRLLLTEVPPESVKRLARARAGIALRGPGRWAFVHGLHTRAGSITPRRDALARGMLFLRGHWLKMPAGLLARHLFHKAFLAEKPETATAQPQPEQHG from the coding sequence ATGGACGCTGACACCGCACTGCGCCTGGCCCTGGCACGGCCGGAGAGCATGGCCGAGCGCACGGCGGCCGAATGGGCCCCGCTGCTGGCGGCCGCGCGCGAGAGCGCACTGCCGGGTACGCTCTGGCACCTCGCGGACGACGCGGGCCTGGCGGACGGCCTGCCGGAACCGGTGGCCAGCCAACTCTGGGGCGCCGCCCTGATCGCCGAGCATCGCTCGCAGGCCCTGGTCTGGGAACTGCACCGCCTGGAAAACGGGCTGCTCTCGCGGATGAGTCCGGGTGTCGCGCTGAAAGGGGCGGCCTACCTGGCCGCCGGGCTGCCGAATGCGCGTGGACGGCTGGCCAACGACATCGACCTGCTCTTTCCCCACAACGAGGTGGAACGCGCCGAGAAGCTCCTGTTCTTCGAAGGCTGGTCGGGCACGCACCACAATATCTACGACCAGCGCTACTACCGCGAGTGGATGCACGAACTGCCGCCACTGGTGCACCAGAACCGCGGCACCACGCTGGACCTGCACCACAACATCCTGCCGGAGACCTTTCGCGGCCATCTCGATGCCGCGCGCCTGCGGCAGCAAAGCCAGGCGCTCCCGGAACCCTTCCGCTTCCGGATCCTGTGCCCGGCGCACCTGGTACTCCACGCAATCGTGCACCTGTTTTCGGAGACGGAATGGGACCGCGGCCTGCGCGACCTCTACGACATCCATGTGCTGCTCGGCCACTTCGGTGCCCGTGACGGCGATGCCTTCTGGGAGCATTTCGTCGTGGAGGCCGAGGCCCTGAACATCGCCTGGATGGCGGAGCGCGCGTTGTGGACCGCGAACCGGCTACTGCTGACCGAGGTCCCGCCCGAATCCGTCAAACGGCTGGCCCGGGCACGCGCGGGCATTGCCCTGCGGGGCCCCGGCCGCTGGGCATTCGTGCACGGGCTGCATACGCGTGCCGGCTCGATCACCCCCCGCCGCGATGCGCTCGCACGGGGCATGCTGTTTCTGCGCGGGCACTGGCTCAAGATGCCGGCCGGCCTGCTGGCGCGACACCTGTTCCACAAGGCCTTCCTCGCCGAGAAACCGGAGACGGCCACGGCCCAGCCGCAGCCGGAACAGCACGGTTAG